A segment of the uncultured Desulfobulbus sp. genome:
CTCTTGGTCTGATTTGTATCGGAGCAGCTCTTTCCATCGGTCTGGCCGGTTTTGGCGCAGGTATCGGTATGGGTAACGGTCTGCGCGGCGCTTGCGACGGCGTTGCTCGTAACCCGGAGGCAAAGGGTGCCATCACCACCACCATGATCCTTGGTATGGCTCTTTGTGAGTCCATCGCCATTTACGGTCTGGTTATCGCCTTTATTCTGCTCTACGCCAACCCCTTCAAGGCTGCGCTTGGGCTGTAATAAGCTGCTCTAGGGAGAACATCCCTTACAAAGGGGCTGCGGTGCTTGCCGTAGCCCCTTTTTTTATTGGTGCCTGTCCATGGGTGATGCCCTCATAACGC
Coding sequences within it:
- the atpE gene encoding ATP synthase F0 subunit C: MNTITLGLICIGAALSIGLAGFGAGIGMGNGLRGACDGVARNPEAKGAITTTMILGMALCESIAIYGLVIAFILLYANPFKAALGL